Proteins encoded within one genomic window of Gimesia chilikensis:
- the bshB1 gene encoding bacillithiol biosynthesis deacetylase BshB1 codes for MGSQLDVLVVAPHPDDAEISVGGTILACKAAGQRVGVVELTNGEPTPYGSPEIRAKETAASTEVLQLDWRENLQLPNRSLESSLTARRQLAEIFREQQPKVILAPYWEDVHPDHVAASHLVDAARFWSKLSKTDMSGERYWPPQIYYFWSIHLRIHPKPSFVFDISPHIEQKMQAVRCYESQMIQGRSEEHPTVLDDIKDRARYWGWTIHRAYGEPFASREEIGIQSFLPLSAAK; via the coding sequence GTGGGTTCTCAATTAGATGTACTGGTCGTCGCCCCGCATCCCGATGATGCGGAAATCAGCGTGGGAGGCACTATTCTGGCCTGCAAAGCCGCGGGACAGCGTGTGGGAGTTGTGGAGTTAACCAATGGTGAGCCAACGCCTTACGGCAGTCCCGAGATCCGGGCGAAAGAGACCGCAGCCTCGACGGAAGTCCTGCAGCTGGACTGGCGGGAGAATCTGCAGCTGCCGAACCGGAGTCTGGAATCGAGTCTGACTGCCCGCAGACAACTGGCCGAAATCTTTCGCGAACAGCAGCCGAAAGTGATTCTCGCCCCCTATTGGGAAGACGTGCACCCCGATCACGTGGCCGCCAGTCATCTGGTAGATGCGGCCCGGTTCTGGTCGAAACTCAGTAAAACCGATATGTCGGGCGAACGCTACTGGCCGCCCCAGATCTATTATTTCTGGAGCATTCATCTGCGGATTCATCCCAAGCCGAGTTTCGTATTCGATATTTCTCCGCATATCGAGCAGAAAATGCAGGCGGTTCGCTGCTATGAAAGCCAGATGATCCAGGGGCGTTCCGAAGAGCATCCGACAGTGCTGGACGACATCAAAGACCGGGCTCGCTACTGGGGCTGGACCATTCATCGTGCCTATGGTGAACCCTTTGCCAGTCGTGAAGAGATCGGAATTCAAAGTTTTCTGCCATTATCGGCGGCGAAATGA
- a CDS encoding Gfo/Idh/MocA family protein produces MSQQSRREFLEQSMFAAAGAAALSTSIPQLSAAESQSSSPNEKLRVALLGVNGRGQSHLSAFAGRKDTEIVAIVDPDESVGMTKGVGNVYKKTNKKPTYYKDLRKALDDQDIDIVSIATPNHWHALGAIWAIQAGKDVYCEKPVSHNVSEGRRIVEAARKHNKIVQTGTQCRSQPGLIDAIEFVKAGGIGEVKLARGTCYKRRKSIGPKGNYDVPASVDYDLWLGPAPMAPLTRQRFHYDWHWQTPTGNGDLGNQGIHQMDVARWGLGVDNVGDSVQAYGGRLGYTDAGNVANTQVSIHQFGDKRLVFEVRGLETEPYRGAKVGVIFYGTDGYVVIPSYNSASAFNNDGKLIKKFSGSADHFANFVDAVRSRKISDLNADIEEGHISSALCHLGNISYEMGNTMPVKEVAGEFKGDSEALETLGRFREHLGNNKLDTDDTIVSMGPKLTIDSKSETFTGGQASAANPKLTREYRKPFVVPTTAEL; encoded by the coding sequence ATGTCTCAACAATCTCGTCGCGAATTCCTTGAACAATCGATGTTTGCTGCCGCTGGCGCAGCAGCTCTGAGCACTTCGATTCCTCAGCTCTCTGCAGCCGAGTCGCAGTCCAGCAGCCCCAACGAAAAACTGCGTGTCGCCCTGCTGGGGGTTAATGGCCGTGGTCAGTCTCACCTGAGTGCCTTCGCCGGTCGTAAAGACACCGAAATCGTCGCCATCGTCGATCCCGATGAAAGTGTGGGGATGACCAAAGGTGTGGGTAACGTCTACAAAAAGACCAACAAAAAACCAACCTACTACAAAGACCTGCGGAAAGCCCTCGACGATCAGGATATCGATATCGTCAGCATCGCCACTCCCAACCACTGGCACGCTCTGGGAGCGATCTGGGCGATCCAGGCTGGTAAAGACGTTTACTGTGAAAAGCCGGTCAGCCACAACGTGAGCGAAGGTCGTCGGATTGTGGAAGCCGCCCGTAAGCACAACAAGATCGTCCAGACCGGTACTCAGTGCCGTTCACAACCTGGTCTGATCGATGCGATTGAATTCGTGAAAGCCGGCGGCATCGGCGAAGTCAAACTGGCTCGCGGTACCTGCTACAAGCGTCGTAAATCAATCGGCCCTAAAGGGAACTACGATGTACCAGCCAGCGTCGACTACGATCTGTGGCTCGGACCTGCACCGATGGCACCGCTGACACGTCAGCGTTTCCACTACGACTGGCACTGGCAGACACCAACCGGTAACGGCGACCTGGGTAACCAGGGGATTCACCAGATGGACGTAGCCCGCTGGGGTCTCGGCGTTGATAACGTCGGCGACAGTGTTCAGGCTTACGGCGGTCGTCTGGGTTACACCGATGCCGGTAATGTAGCCAACACTCAGGTCAGCATTCACCAGTTCGGCGACAAGCGTCTGGTCTTCGAAGTACGTGGTCTGGAAACCGAACCTTATCGTGGTGCCAAAGTAGGGGTGATCTTCTACGGTACCGACGGTTACGTTGTGATTCCAAGCTACAACAGTGCTTCTGCCTTCAACAACGACGGCAAGCTGATCAAGAAGTTCTCCGGTTCTGCCGATCACTTCGCCAACTTTGTGGATGCTGTTCGCAGCCGCAAGATCAGCGATCTGAACGCCGACATCGAAGAAGGTCACATCTCCAGTGCCCTGTGTCACCTGGGTAACATTTCCTACGAAATGGGCAACACAATGCCTGTGAAGGAAGTCGCCGGTGAATTCAAGGGTGATAGCGAAGCCCTGGAAACTCTGGGCCGCTTCCGCGAGCACCTGGGCAACAACAAGCTCGATACTGATGACACCATCGTCAGCATGGGCCCTAAACTGACCATCGACAGCAAGTCAGAAACCTTCACCGGTGGACAGGCTTCTGCAGCGAATCCGAAACTGACTCGTGAATACCGTAAGCCGTTCGTGGTTCCCACAACTGCTGAACTGTAA
- a CDS encoding cation:proton antiporter, whose amino-acid sequence MTVFDFGVFPTQSFHLLAATEGTMWHSLADILILLATAIVLGTLAEQLRQSAILGYIAAGTLVGPNLLGWVADRQSIFDLAELGVALLLFAIGLEFSLPRLKRLGRIPLVAGILQIILTLLGGLSVSLLLSFSFPEALAIGAMIALSSTACVVRMLNDRAELDAPHGRTALGILLVQDMAVIPLMLIITALVGKGSAGEIAIQLSISFLLAVVFVAVFYGLFNFILPRLLELSSLRRNRDFPILLAMVMAAGSAWAAHRLGLSPALGAFVAGVLLAISPFATQIRADVQPLKTVLVTLFFSAVGMFGDLSWAVQHLGLVLAVVAAIITGKLLITFGAAWFCGQPWQFALGTGLCLAQVGEFSFVLATVARGTEDAPGILSETTFRLIISSTIATLLLTPYLIQLAPVAANLLRRLGGRRPAENESLLPHVDAADLESSRETDDDLVLILGFGPAGQRVAGELLQVGLKKIVVVDLNHENLRMAEQYGLRSQLGDATQIEVLEHAGLYRSRLVITTLPSPTVCRQIIYLVRQMSPATTLYVRCRYHLHHWQLLAAGADVIVDEEEHVGECLAKHILDSPQLLQQLLKSTRKFESGQSSDQT is encoded by the coding sequence ATGACCGTGTTCGACTTTGGAGTGTTCCCCACTCAATCTTTCCATCTCCTGGCTGCCACTGAAGGGACGATGTGGCATTCCCTGGCAGATATTCTCATTCTGCTGGCAACGGCCATTGTGCTGGGAACCCTGGCCGAACAGCTCAGACAGAGTGCCATCCTGGGCTACATCGCCGCGGGGACCCTCGTCGGTCCCAACCTTTTGGGCTGGGTCGCGGACCGGCAGAGCATTTTTGACCTCGCGGAACTGGGAGTGGCTCTGCTGCTGTTTGCCATCGGTCTTGAATTTTCCCTACCGCGTCTCAAACGACTGGGACGCATCCCGCTGGTCGCCGGCATCCTGCAGATCATTCTCACGCTGCTCGGAGGACTGTCCGTCTCGCTGCTGTTGAGTTTTTCCTTTCCCGAGGCCCTCGCGATCGGAGCGATGATCGCCCTCAGCAGTACCGCGTGTGTCGTGCGCATGCTCAATGACCGGGCCGAACTCGACGCCCCTCACGGTCGCACTGCTTTGGGAATTCTACTGGTTCAGGACATGGCCGTCATCCCGCTGATGTTGATCATTACCGCGCTGGTCGGCAAAGGCTCGGCGGGAGAGATCGCGATTCAGCTTTCGATATCGTTTCTGCTGGCGGTTGTCTTTGTGGCTGTCTTTTATGGTCTGTTCAACTTCATCCTGCCCCGACTTCTGGAACTGTCGTCTCTCAGACGGAACCGTGATTTCCCGATTCTGCTGGCGATGGTGATGGCGGCGGGCTCCGCCTGGGCCGCGCATCGACTTGGACTCAGCCCTGCTCTGGGCGCGTTTGTCGCGGGTGTGTTGCTGGCGATCTCCCCGTTTGCCACCCAGATTCGCGCCGATGTCCAGCCGCTGAAAACGGTGCTTGTCACCCTGTTCTTCTCTGCCGTCGGCATGTTTGGTGACCTGAGCTGGGCCGTCCAACATCTGGGACTCGTGCTCGCTGTAGTTGCGGCGATCATAACAGGCAAGCTGTTGATCACCTTCGGCGCAGCCTGGTTCTGTGGTCAGCCCTGGCAGTTCGCCCTGGGAACCGGCCTCTGTCTGGCCCAGGTTGGGGAATTCTCATTTGTACTGGCCACCGTGGCGCGGGGCACGGAGGATGCACCTGGAATTCTCTCGGAAACCACATTCCGCCTGATCATTTCATCGACGATCGCCACACTGCTGCTGACTCCCTACCTGATTCAGCTGGCACCAGTCGCCGCGAACCTGCTCCGCCGACTGGGGGGCCGACGACCGGCTGAAAACGAATCACTCTTACCGCATGTAGATGCCGCCGATCTGGAATCCAGCCGGGAGACCGACGATGACCTGGTTCTCATCCTGGGATTCGGTCCCGCCGGCCAGCGGGTCGCCGGCGAACTGCTGCAGGTCGGTCTGAAAAAGATTGTGGTCGTCGATCTCAACCACGAGAACCTGCGGATGGCAGAACAGTACGGTCTCCGTTCCCAGCTGGGCGATGCGACTCAGATCGAAGTGCTGGAACATGCGGGCCTGTATCGCTCCCGCCTGGTGATTACGACTCTGCCCAGTCCCACGGTCTGCCGCCAGATCATCTACCTGGTACGTCAGATGTCACCGGCAACGACCCTGTATGTCCGCTGTCGCTATCACCTGCATCACTGGCAGCTCCTCGCAGCGGGAGCGGATGTGATTGTCGATGAAGAGGAACACGTGGGCGAATGCCTGGCGAAACACATTCTGGATTCCCCCCAACTGCTGCAGCAGCTGTTGAAGTCGACCAGGAAATTCGAATCGGGGCAGTCCTCCGACCAGACATAA
- a CDS encoding 2-isopropylmalate synthase — protein sequence MFQFFSGAKKHVKNKVKRAVIRHHRRSGAVLFSDTTLRDGEQMPGATLDPAEKLQIAKALEAAGVHSLDAGFPASSQADIEAIQSMVGVIKKPVLTALCRTLPGDIDAADEALAGNPPHKRGVSLFCGTSPLHREFKLEKSKTEVLKLIVDSIQYAAEKFDIVAFSPEDASRTEVDFLCEVYREAIAAGATTIGFPDTVGILTPYKAQELICQIQDQVPGIENVLLAVHFHNDLGLAVANTLACIDAGANVVQCTVNGIGERAGNAALEEVAMALHLHQDEFERPHKLDVSQLAPLCSLVSELTGIPLSPMKPIGGSNIFATEAGIHQDGLLKNPDTYLPYRPETVGAEGVRLVLGRHSGRRAILHRLHELGREPSEQTVQRVMQAIKELPKGELVDDDLLLKLSS from the coding sequence ATGTTTCAGTTTTTCTCTGGTGCCAAAAAACACGTCAAGAATAAAGTCAAGCGGGCAGTGATCCGTCATCACCGTCGTTCCGGTGCGGTCCTGTTCAGCGATACGACTCTGCGCGACGGCGAACAGATGCCCGGCGCCACGCTTGATCCAGCCGAGAAACTGCAGATTGCCAAAGCCCTCGAAGCAGCCGGCGTGCATTCACTGGATGCCGGTTTCCCCGCTTCGTCGCAGGCGGACATCGAAGCGATTCAAAGTATGGTCGGTGTGATCAAGAAGCCGGTGCTCACGGCACTCTGTCGTACGCTGCCCGGGGACATCGACGCTGCCGACGAGGCGCTCGCCGGCAATCCGCCACACAAACGGGGCGTGAGTCTCTTCTGCGGGACGAGTCCGCTGCATCGTGAGTTCAAACTGGAGAAGAGTAAAACCGAAGTCCTCAAACTGATCGTCGACAGTATTCAATACGCGGCGGAAAAGTTCGACATCGTGGCGTTCAGTCCCGAAGATGCGAGTCGGACCGAAGTCGACTTCCTCTGTGAAGTCTACCGGGAAGCGATTGCTGCCGGGGCGACGACCATCGGGTTTCCCGATACCGTGGGCATCCTGACCCCGTACAAGGCGCAGGAACTGATCTGTCAGATTCAGGATCAGGTGCCCGGCATTGAGAACGTACTGCTGGCGGTGCACTTTCATAACGATCTGGGACTGGCGGTCGCGAATACGCTGGCCTGTATCGATGCGGGGGCAAATGTCGTGCAGTGTACCGTCAACGGCATTGGAGAGCGGGCCGGCAATGCGGCACTGGAAGAGGTCGCGATGGCCCTGCATCTGCACCAGGATGAATTTGAGCGACCGCACAAACTGGATGTATCACAACTCGCGCCACTCTGCAGTCTGGTTTCCGAACTGACGGGCATTCCTCTCTCACCGATGAAGCCGATTGGCGGCAGCAATATCTTCGCGACTGAAGCGGGCATCCACCAGGACGGACTGTTGAAGAACCCCGATACGTATCTGCCTTATCGACCAGAGACGGTCGGCGCAGAGGGCGTGCGACTGGTACTCGGACGTCACAGCGGTCGGAGAGCCATCCTGCACCGCCTGCATGAACTGGGCCGTGAGCCGAGTGAGCAGACTGTGCAACGCGTGATGCAGGCTATTAAAGAACTCCCCAAGGGGGAGCTCGTCGATGATGACCTGCTGCTGAAACTCTCGAGCTGA
- a CDS encoding phosphoribosylformylglycinamidine synthase subunit PurQ, producing MSTSPKVCVLRAPGTNCDIETAHAFDLCGAESTRIHLLKLLENPAQLNDYQILCLPGGFSYGDDVGAGIIFASHLQGQLGEVIGNFLAADKLVLGICNGFQVLLKSGILPGGAASWPPKADQPRDATLTWNNNGKYTSLWVNLGVLAKENVFLKDIDQIELPIAHAEGRIAVSDPSVIENWQANSQIAMCYRETGDAETTLQEEILPYPVNPNGSACNIAALGDPSGRVLGLMPHPERYLFATQHPQWTRLGLEGEGAGIQLFRNAVNYFA from the coding sequence ATGTCAACTTCTCCCAAAGTCTGTGTGTTACGTGCCCCCGGAACGAACTGCGATATCGAAACGGCACATGCCTTTGATCTCTGTGGAGCCGAATCCACCCGCATCCATCTGCTCAAACTGCTCGAAAACCCGGCGCAACTGAACGATTACCAGATCCTCTGCCTGCCCGGTGGCTTCAGCTATGGTGATGACGTGGGCGCGGGCATCATTTTTGCCAGTCACCTGCAGGGACAGTTGGGAGAAGTGATCGGCAACTTCCTGGCCGCTGACAAACTGGTCCTGGGGATCTGTAACGGATTCCAGGTGCTGCTCAAATCGGGAATTTTGCCCGGTGGAGCTGCCAGCTGGCCCCCCAAAGCCGATCAGCCCCGCGATGCCACGCTGACCTGGAACAACAACGGCAAATACACATCGCTGTGGGTCAACCTGGGAGTGCTCGCCAAAGAGAACGTATTCCTCAAAGACATCGACCAGATCGAACTGCCCATCGCGCATGCTGAAGGCCGCATCGCCGTCAGTGATCCGTCAGTCATCGAAAACTGGCAGGCCAATTCGCAGATCGCAATGTGCTATCGGGAAACCGGTGACGCAGAAACGACGCTGCAGGAGGAAATCCTCCCCTATCCGGTGAACCCGAACGGTTCGGCCTGTAACATCGCCGCCCTGGGAGATCCTTCCGGTCGCGTTCTGGGGCTGATGCCTCACCCCGAACGTTACCTGTTCGCCACACAGCATCCGCAGTGGACGCGACTGGGCCTGGAAGGGGAAGGCGCAGGCATCCAGTTGTTCCGCAATGCGGTCAACTACTTCGCCTGA
- a CDS encoding prenyltransferase/squalene oxidase repeat-containing protein, which yields MRYLRFQPGLFTPIPVSVRGLVLALTLILGGAVQPVAAQPEINRSIDAQGKRYYTPPARLAVERGLQYLAERQHPDGSFGSGSTFKNNVAITALCGMAFLGDGNTPGRGKYGVQVQKAVDFILASCKPSGYIISPDSISHGPMYGHGFATLFLAEVYGMTRSKDVRVKLEKAVELIVKSQNSKGGWRYTPESKDADLSVTVCQIMALRAARNCGIFISKEVIDRCIDYVKKSQNPDGGFRYQLVRQAESEFPRSAAGVVALYSAGIYEGPEIENGLTYLMGRLPNQRYFRGSHYYYGQYYAVQAMWQAGQQYWDTWYTAIREELVAGQMASGSWRPDSSNCVEYSTAMSCIVLQIPRNNIPIFQR from the coding sequence TTGCGATACCTGCGATTTCAACCAGGCCTCTTCACTCCAATCCCGGTTTCCGTCCGCGGTCTGGTTCTGGCGCTGACGTTGATCCTTGGCGGAGCAGTACAGCCCGTCGCAGCCCAACCGGAAATCAACCGTTCGATCGACGCGCAGGGCAAACGCTATTACACACCACCGGCGCGACTGGCGGTGGAACGTGGTCTGCAGTATCTGGCTGAGCGTCAACATCCTGATGGTTCTTTCGGTTCCGGTTCCACTTTCAAGAACAATGTGGCCATTACCGCGCTGTGTGGCATGGCCTTTCTGGGCGACGGGAACACACCGGGGCGAGGCAAGTACGGCGTTCAGGTTCAGAAAGCCGTTGATTTCATTCTCGCTTCCTGTAAGCCATCCGGATATATCATTTCGCCCGACAGCATCTCACACGGCCCGATGTACGGTCATGGCTTTGCGACGCTGTTTCTCGCGGAAGTTTACGGGATGACGCGCAGCAAAGATGTCCGCGTCAAACTCGAAAAAGCAGTGGAGCTGATCGTCAAATCGCAAAACTCCAAAGGGGGCTGGCGCTACACGCCGGAAAGTAAGGACGCGGATCTGTCGGTTACCGTCTGTCAGATCATGGCCCTGCGGGCTGCCCGTAACTGCGGCATCTTTATCTCCAAAGAGGTCATCGATCGCTGTATCGATTATGTGAAAAAGAGTCAGAACCCCGATGGTGGCTTTCGCTACCAGCTGGTCCGGCAGGCCGAGAGTGAGTTCCCACGCTCGGCAGCAGGCGTTGTCGCTTTATACAGCGCCGGGATCTATGAAGGCCCGGAGATCGAAAACGGGCTGACCTACCTGATGGGCCGGTTGCCTAATCAGCGTTATTTCCGGGGCAGTCATTATTACTACGGTCAGTATTATGCAGTCCAGGCGATGTGGCAGGCGGGACAGCAGTACTGGGATACCTGGTACACCGCGATTCGCGAAGAGCTCGTCGCCGGCCAGATGGCGAGTGGCAGCTGGCGTCCCGACAGTTCCAACTGCGTGGAATACAGCACGGCCATGTCCTGCATCGTTCTACAGATCCCCCGCAATAACATCCCGATTTTCCAGCGTTGA
- a CDS encoding NPCBM/NEW2 domain-containing protein has translation MRLFVVLCLTLLSCGLVSEPLRADELQTAAGKTITGELLQIEQNRFTIKSKAGTEEIPATEIVRVQLDPVDKLPPSGGLLILANGDRLHAEILRAAEEALVIRLTACPRLDELKVPLETIRAAYFRWPRATHARNRLIRQLEQTVKKTDLFYLKNGDYLEGEFLGFDEGGFQFESAAGETTVPRSGIAYFYFNPELIAFPQPEQLHYQVTLTDGSRVTVSTLSLNESRLRARTLFGADIICERDRLAAVTPRGGRVVPLSELEPSEYRFTPYLSRKWKWQRNQNVLSGPMISGEQYFDSGLGMHSAAELHYQLDGQYAAFETCVGLDDSAGQRASVEVQILVDGKPVFQREVARHSTEIVKVPRIDLTGAQQLVLKVGFGKNADIEDHLNWCRPVLIKKP, from the coding sequence ATGCGATTGTTCGTTGTGCTCTGTCTGACTCTGTTGTCCTGCGGTCTGGTTTCAGAACCGTTGCGGGCCGACGAACTGCAGACCGCGGCGGGGAAAACGATCACCGGCGAACTGCTGCAGATCGAGCAGAACCGGTTCACGATCAAGAGCAAAGCGGGAACCGAAGAAATACCGGCGACAGAGATTGTCCGCGTGCAGCTGGATCCGGTTGACAAGCTGCCTCCCAGCGGGGGGCTGTTGATCCTGGCGAACGGCGACCGCCTGCATGCCGAGATTTTACGGGCTGCGGAGGAAGCCCTTGTGATTCGTCTGACTGCCTGTCCCCGGCTGGATGAATTGAAAGTTCCCCTCGAGACGATCCGGGCGGCTTATTTTCGCTGGCCCCGTGCCACACATGCCCGTAACCGCCTGATTCGTCAGCTGGAACAGACGGTCAAAAAGACCGATTTGTTCTACCTCAAAAACGGTGACTACCTCGAAGGCGAATTTCTGGGCTTCGATGAGGGCGGTTTCCAGTTCGAATCCGCGGCCGGTGAAACAACGGTTCCGCGTTCTGGGATCGCCTATTTCTATTTCAATCCGGAGCTGATTGCGTTTCCGCAGCCCGAACAGCTGCATTATCAAGTCACACTCACCGACGGCTCGCGGGTCACGGTCTCCACACTCTCGTTGAACGAGAGCCGACTGCGGGCTCGCACCCTGTTTGGAGCAGACATCATCTGTGAGCGGGATCGCCTGGCTGCCGTCACGCCTCGGGGAGGTCGAGTAGTCCCCCTGTCGGAGCTGGAACCCTCTGAGTACCGTTTTACCCCCTATCTCTCTCGCAAATGGAAGTGGCAGCGCAACCAGAATGTGCTTTCCGGACCAATGATTTCAGGGGAGCAGTACTTCGATTCCGGTCTGGGAATGCATAGCGCAGCAGAGCTGCATTATCAACTGGACGGGCAGTATGCTGCGTTCGAGACTTGTGTGGGGCTAGATGATTCCGCAGGGCAGCGGGCCAGTGTTGAGGTGCAGATCCTGGTGGACGGCAAGCCTGTCTTTCAACGCGAGGTGGCGCGGCACTCCACAGAGATTGTCAAAGTCCCTCGGATCGATCTTACCGGTGCACAGCAACTGGTGCTGAAAGTCGGTTTTGGTAAAAACGCGGATATTGAAGATCATCTCAACTGGTGCCGCCCGGTGCTGATTAAAAAGCCCTGA
- a CDS encoding PQQ-dependent sugar dehydrogenase: protein MKTITSLALLLILAVCSPLSAEEEVDTSPAPVKLVKVFPYLQIDRPIVITHAGDGTDRLFIASQKGKIYIVPNTPEDEDLEEGKLFLDISDRVIYLDKKNEMGLLGMAFHPDFKKNGEFFVYYSSPETPNATSVISRFRVSKDNPDQALADSEEILMKVEQPAWNHNGGTIVFGPDGMLYIVFGDGGAGGDAFHNGQNLSTMLGSICRIDVNHKSPGLNYAIPKDNPFEDGKTPTFATIRKEIWAYGFRNPWRIAFDDKTGKLWAGDVGQGIWEEIDIVVKGGNYGWSVREGKHPFGPNGVEARKHLIEPIWEYDHQVGKSITGGSVYRGKAIPAIQGMYIYGDYVSGKFWALKYDESSKKVTANYVIESPSIPVMTFGTDQNGEMFLTSSFSEIYMLKAK, encoded by the coding sequence ATGAAAACGATTACCTCACTCGCGTTGCTGCTGATTCTGGCTGTCTGCTCGCCACTCTCTGCTGAAGAGGAAGTGGATACCTCTCCGGCTCCCGTCAAGCTGGTCAAGGTGTTCCCGTATCTGCAGATTGATCGCCCCATTGTGATTACCCACGCCGGCGATGGCACAGACCGTCTGTTTATCGCCTCGCAGAAGGGAAAGATTTACATCGTTCCCAATACACCCGAAGATGAAGATCTGGAAGAAGGCAAACTCTTCCTCGACATCTCCGATCGTGTGATCTATCTCGACAAGAAAAACGAAATGGGCCTCCTGGGCATGGCCTTCCATCCCGATTTCAAGAAGAATGGCGAGTTCTTCGTCTACTACAGTTCTCCCGAAACTCCGAATGCCACCTCCGTCATTTCCCGCTTCCGGGTTTCCAAGGACAATCCGGATCAGGCCCTCGCAGACTCGGAAGAAATTCTGATGAAAGTCGAACAGCCCGCCTGGAACCATAACGGGGGCACGATCGTATTTGGCCCGGATGGCATGTTGTATATCGTCTTTGGTGATGGCGGCGCGGGTGGAGATGCCTTCCATAACGGCCAGAACCTGTCCACGATGCTCGGATCGATCTGCCGCATCGACGTCAATCACAAATCACCCGGACTGAATTACGCGATCCCCAAAGACAACCCTTTTGAAGATGGCAAAACACCCACCTTCGCCACGATCCGTAAGGAAATCTGGGCTTACGGTTTTCGTAATCCCTGGCGGATTGCCTTCGATGACAAGACCGGCAAACTCTGGGCCGGCGATGTCGGGCAGGGCATCTGGGAAGAAATCGATATCGTCGTCAAAGGGGGCAACTACGGCTGGTCGGTCCGTGAAGGCAAACATCCCTTCGGTCCCAATGGTGTCGAAGCCCGCAAGCACCTGATCGAGCCGATCTGGGAATACGATCACCAAGTCGGTAAGTCAATTACCGGTGGATCGGTCTATCGCGGCAAAGCAATTCCCGCGATCCAGGGCATGTACATTTACGGCGATTATGTCTCCGGTAAATTCTGGGCTCTGAAGTATGACGAGAGCAGCAAAAAGGTGACCGCCAATTATGTGATCGAAAGTCCCAGCATCCCTGTGATGACCTTCGGCACCGATCAGAATGGAGAGATGTTCCTGACCTCGTCCTTCAGCGAAATCTATATGCTGAAAGCGAAATAA
- a CDS encoding DUF2237 family protein has product MTEKKAKNVLGTELEICSLEPVTGFYRDGCCNTGGSDLGLHTVCTEVTEEFLAFSKERGNDLSTPHPLFEFPGLKPGDRWCLCVERWKEAFEAGMAPKVKLESCHISTLEFVDLEDLQAYAIEA; this is encoded by the coding sequence ATGACTGAAAAGAAAGCCAAAAACGTGCTCGGCACCGAACTGGAGATCTGCTCTCTGGAACCGGTAACCGGATTCTATCGTGACGGCTGCTGTAATACTGGCGGTTCGGACCTCGGTCTGCATACGGTGTGTACCGAAGTCACAGAAGAATTCCTGGCCTTTTCCAAGGAACGGGGCAACGACCTGAGTACACCTCATCCGTTATTCGAATTCCCGGGTCTGAAGCCCGGCGATCGCTGGTGTCTCTGCGTGGAACGCTGGAAAGAAGCCTTCGAGGCTGGTATGGCCCCCAAGGTGAAACTCGAATCGTGCCACATCTCGACACTGGAATTCGTCGACCTGGAAGATCTGCAGGCCTACGCCATCGAAGCCTGA